TAACAGCAACAGGCAAATCCTGAGGCACCGTACCACTAATTTTAATCACTGCAATATCAGTGGCAGGGTCAGAGCCGACCAACTCACAGGGGAATGTTCGTTTGTCATATAATGTAATGGTTATGGACTTAGTATTTTTTACCACATGATTGTTGGTAACTATATATCCCCGTTTATCAATAATAACTCCAGATCCCAGGGCCTTTGCTTCCTTGGGGACCGGGAAAGGCATAGGCATCCGTTTGCTTTCCCGTGGGCTGCCAGCCTTTTTTTCTGCTGATATACTGACTACCGTTGGGATGGCACTATTGGTTACCTTAACCAGCTGCTCATTAAATTTTGATAAATCGGAAGTACTCTCCCCTCCTTGAACTTTCTTTACAGTTTTAGCATCAGTAAATGTTGTAGTACATATAACAAAAGTAATGACTACAATTAAGATTGTTCGTAATTTCATACAATTATCCTGTTTATAAAAATATTTTATTAGAGTAAAAAATATTTCTGATTGCACCATCAATGTATACTTATACACTTATCGGTATGCAATGTTGCTATGGTATATTGTTTTGTTACAATATTTACGATAATTGTCAAGAATTATGAATAATAAAGTATGCATCTTTCCCATCTTTGGTGGCCATGATGCACATCCCCATTTTTTATACAAATTTTATATCCAGCCATTATTTATGATAAACCTAAGTTGCTCATATAATAACAAACCTAATCTGGATGACAGCAGATTTAAAAATAAAGTTCAACTTACCGTTCTTCATAATATGTGATTATATATAGACCGAGAAAAAGGCCCTGTGCAGATATATTTTTACCAACGTAAAAGTATAGTTATGTTTTATGTTATTCATTTACCTTTAGCTGTGACTGCTATTGGGTGGCCAGTTTCACCAATTCCGGCGGTGGTCCCCAGTAAAATTGGCAACACGGGATGCCTTCTTCTAAATAAAATGAAAATGTGTAGCCACTAAAGCGATAGTTATCGGTATTTTCATCACTGTCTAATGCTGCAAGATAATCATAAAGATAATTCTCCACACAATAGGCGATTATCTTTGCCAAAGACATCTTGCAGACTTTGCGCACATCCATCACAAACTCATACTCATTCTCATACAAATACAGATGTACCCGCTTCCACGTTTGGTACCGCTTTCTATACTGCAACCGTTTATAGCTTTTGACGGGGATGCGTTTATACGACAGTACATAGTTTATGAAATTGATAATAAACGTATGAAGCGATAGTTTACGGATAGTGGCATTTTCTTGTAAAAGCTCTAAGTGTTCATAGGCAATACAGGTGGTAGTTTCTATATTCATATGTTTCCTCCAAAGTATATATATGACACAACAATACTGCTACGTGAACAAATTTCAACAACTAATTGAATATTATAAAAAAATGATTTAAATACACATCCACAGAAGTCTAACGGATGGAATTCTTCATATGTGGTTTTACAGAAATGCTCAATGGTGCACTACACAATTGAACTTGCAACATTCCTTCAATGAATAGTATTTAGTATTTTACAAATATGTGATTAGAGTTATATCTTGTCATATCTTATTATAATAAATTAAAATAGCGTATAATATCGGGATAGAAATATGAAACACAAATACACACTGATACTTACCATTATTGTAGTAACTTCAGCCGTTTTATGGACGTGTTCACGGCCACAACGGTATTCACTATCAAAAATGGCAATGGGAACTATTGTTACCATAACTGTGGATAGCACCTCACACTCAGAAGCGCAGAAAGCAATAAATCATGCTTTTGAAAAAATAAAGCACATCGAACAATTGATGAGCCCGTATATCTCAACAAGTGATGTGTCTCATATCAACAATAATCTGCAAACTACTGTGAGCAAAGATACATTTACTGTAATAAAGCTTGCACAGGAACTATCGCACAACACTGATGGACTGTTTGATATTACCTTTGCTTCAGTTGGGAAATTGTGGCAATTACAATCCCCATCATTTATTCCACCTTCACCGGAAAGTATTAACCATCATCTGAAATGTGTTAGCTACCGGTATATTCAATTGATTCCCAAAACTAGAATAGTAATAAAACAAAAATCGTGTGTTACCATTGGGCTTGGAGGGATTGCAAAGGGGTATGCTATTTCACAGGCAGTTTTGTCATTAAAACAGTGTGGTATACAGCAAGGAATTGTGGAAGCTGGCGGAGACCTGCAAGTACTGGGCGATAATTACGGATATGGGTACACTATTGGTATAAAGCATCCTCGTCAGGAAGGCATCATTGGCACGGTTATATTGCAGAATGAACAGGCTATTGCCACAAGTGGTGACTATGAACGGTTTGCTAGTTACAAAGGCAAGCGCTA
This DNA window, taken from Spirochaetota bacterium, encodes the following:
- a CDS encoding FAD:protein FMN transferase — its product is MKHKYTLILTIIVVTSAVLWTCSRPQRYSLSKMAMGTIVTITVDSTSHSEAQKAINHAFEKIKHIEQLMSPYISTSDVSHINNNLQTTVSKDTFTVIKLAQELSHNTDGLFDITFASVGKLWQLQSPSFIPPSPESINHHLKCVSYRYIQLIPKTRIVIKQKSCVTIGLGGIAKGYAISQAVLSLKQCGIQQGIVEAGGDLQVLGDNYGYGYTIGIKHPRQEGIIGTVILQNEQAIATSGDYERFASYKGKRYHHIMNPKTGYPAQSDIISVSVISNNATICDGYATALFIMGTKQAITFCKNNAKLNIQCIIIDKNMNIYCSKNLLQKVSFSHYSVYPF